In the genome of Prosthecobacter algae, one region contains:
- a CDS encoding Dabb family protein, with protein sequence MREMQRANEMTRRRYDSTPSAAWSYHESPKVADARFFGIRESIPRFAYALGFWRGLDKLTTPMIEHTVTFRLKHERGSAAEQDFLKAAAVLAYLPGVQEFAIRRQTSVKNTHHFGITMRFETQIAYAAYTHHPDHVAFVQDRWLEEVVDFTEADFEELQEASSDQRAN encoded by the coding sequence ATGCGGGAAATGCAGCGGGCAAATGAGATGACACGGAGAAGATACGACAGCACCCCTTCCGCCGCGTGGAGTTATCACGAATCCCCAAAAGTCGCAGACGCGCGTTTTTTCGGGATTCGCGAATCCATTCCACGGTTCGCCTATGCGCTGGGCTTTTGGCGGGGGCTTGATAAGCTAACGACACCTATGATCGAACACACTGTCACTTTTCGTCTGAAGCACGAAAGAGGATCCGCCGCAGAGCAGGATTTTCTCAAAGCTGCCGCTGTGCTGGCCTACCTTCCTGGAGTGCAGGAATTTGCCATTCGCCGCCAGACAAGCGTTAAAAATACGCATCACTTTGGCATCACCATGAGGTTTGAGACGCAGATCGCGTATGCCGCTTATACGCATCATCCTGACCACGTGGCTTTTGTGCAAGATCGTTGGTTAGAAGAGGTGGTGGATTTTACAGAGGCTGATTTTGAGGAACTGCAGGAAG
- the asnS gene encoding asparagine--tRNA ligase: MPDTLRHILASESPQSSITVRGWVRTKRESKSCAFLEITDGSCFRGLQIVVDAALPSASLLPSILTGASVEVVGDLIASPAAGQKWELQATELRLLGEADATYPLQKKGHTPEFLRTIAHLRPRTNLFSNVFRVRSRMAFAVHRFFQERGFFYVHTPIITSSDCEGAGELFRVTTLKQGAPAKPEDDFFGQPTYLTVSGQLQGETFACALGNIYTFGPTFRAENSNTARHAAEFWMIEPEMAFYDLFADMTLAEEHVKYLVDAMLTECPEELEFFNKFVDKNLVNRLQQTLEKPFERISYTEAVDILLKSGKTFEHPVVWGEGLQTEHERYIAEQHVRGPVTIYNYPKDIKPFYMRQNEDGKTVAAMDLLVPGIGEIIGGSQREERLDVLRAAMQQHNLSEEDYQWYVDLRRYGSVPHAGFGLGFERLLMFVTGVSNIRDVIPFARTPGHAAY; encoded by the coding sequence ATGCCAGACACGCTGCGCCACATTCTTGCCTCTGAATCTCCCCAGTCTTCCATCACCGTGCGTGGATGGGTACGCACCAAGCGGGAGTCAAAATCCTGCGCCTTTTTGGAAATCACCGACGGCTCTTGCTTTCGCGGGCTCCAGATCGTGGTGGATGCCGCCCTACCCTCCGCCAGCCTGCTTCCTTCCATCCTCACCGGAGCCTCGGTAGAGGTCGTGGGAGATCTCATTGCCTCCCCGGCCGCAGGTCAAAAGTGGGAACTCCAGGCCACGGAACTCCGCCTTTTGGGCGAGGCCGATGCCACCTACCCGCTGCAAAAGAAAGGCCACACGCCTGAGTTCCTGCGCACCATTGCTCACCTGCGCCCGCGCACCAATCTCTTCAGCAATGTCTTCCGTGTGCGCAGCCGCATGGCCTTTGCGGTGCATCGCTTCTTCCAGGAGCGCGGCTTTTTCTACGTTCACACGCCTATCATCACCTCCAGTGACTGCGAAGGTGCGGGTGAGCTTTTCCGCGTCACCACCCTGAAACAAGGTGCCCCTGCGAAACCCGAGGACGACTTCTTTGGTCAGCCCACCTACCTCACCGTCAGCGGTCAGCTCCAGGGGGAAACCTTCGCCTGTGCACTGGGAAACATTTATACCTTCGGCCCCACCTTCCGCGCAGAAAATAGCAACACGGCCCGCCACGCCGCCGAGTTCTGGATGATCGAGCCCGAGATGGCCTTTTACGATCTCTTTGCCGACATGACGCTGGCCGAGGAGCATGTGAAATACCTAGTGGATGCCATGCTGACTGAGTGCCCGGAGGAACTAGAGTTTTTCAATAAGTTTGTGGACAAAAATTTGGTTAACCGCCTCCAACAGACCCTCGAAAAACCTTTCGAGCGTATCAGCTACACAGAGGCGGTGGATATCCTGCTCAAGTCAGGCAAGACCTTTGAGCATCCCGTCGTCTGGGGCGAGGGACTGCAAACGGAGCACGAGCGCTACATCGCGGAACAGCACGTGCGCGGCCCGGTGACGATCTACAATTACCCAAAGGACATCAAGCCCTTCTACATGCGCCAGAATGAGGATGGCAAAACCGTGGCCGCCATGGACCTGCTCGTTCCCGGCATTGGTGAAATCATCGGCGGCAGCCAGCGTGAAGAGCGCCTGGACGTGCTTCGCGCGGCCATGCAGCAGCACAACCTCAGCGAAGAAGACTACCAGTGGTATGTGGACCTACGCCGCTACGGCAGCGTGCCGCACGCAGGCTTCGGGCTGGGTTTCGAGCGCCTGCTCATGTTCGTCACAGGTGTGAGCAATATCCGGGATGTCATTCCCTTTGCACGCACCCCGGGTCATGCGGCGTACTAG
- a CDS encoding protein-disulfide reductase DsbD domain-containing protein yields the protein MTLSASAQTGLTLQLVPETTAIVPGQPFRVGLFIQHQPGWHTYWRQPGIVGVPTSIAWELPAGFTAGELEYPEPESVLMFRIKAQGYERDVLLQTQITPPADLKPGQTIPLKGKATWMCCGNTCHPGHMGIELRMPVAVESSPDPKWQPLFEKERAAYPRPSEAWTAKATEEGLKVTLTLTPGPGARPVGADEKVTFFTDDGWINSDEPQRLELLPEGGFILHLTRADVFLGKTVPQELNGVVQRDGGWVQGKKWRSLSIEPKLQRP from the coding sequence ATGACGCTTTCTGCAAGTGCGCAGACGGGGCTCACCCTGCAACTGGTGCCGGAGACCACCGCCATCGTCCCTGGCCAGCCCTTCCGGGTCGGTTTGTTCATCCAGCACCAGCCCGGCTGGCACACCTATTGGCGGCAACCGGGGATCGTCGGTGTGCCCACCAGCATCGCCTGGGAATTGCCCGCAGGTTTTACAGCGGGAGAGCTGGAATACCCCGAGCCCGAAAGCGTGCTCATGTTCCGCATCAAGGCGCAGGGTTATGAGCGTGATGTGCTGCTACAGACTCAGATCACCCCTCCAGCAGACCTGAAACCCGGGCAAACCATCCCCCTCAAAGGCAAAGCCACCTGGATGTGCTGTGGCAATACCTGCCACCCCGGCCACATGGGTATCGAACTCAGAATGCCCGTGGCAGTGGAAAGCAGCCCCGACCCCAAGTGGCAGCCCTTGTTTGAAAAAGAACGCGCCGCCTACCCACGCCCCAGCGAGGCCTGGACGGCAAAGGCAACCGAAGAAGGCCTGAAAGTGACACTCACCCTCACCCCTGGTCCTGGAGCGCGACCTGTGGGAGCCGATGAAAAAGTAACCTTCTTCACGGACGATGGCTGGATCAATAGCGATGAACCTCAGCGTTTGGAACTCCTGCCGGAGGGCGGTTTCATTCTCCACCTGACCCGTGCCGACGTCTTTCTTGGCAAAACAGTGCCCCAAGAGCTCAACGGCGTGGTTCAGCGGGACGGTGGCTGGGTGCAAGGTAAGAAGTGGCGCAGCCTCAGTATCGAGCCGAAATTACAGCGCCCTTAA
- a CDS encoding leucine-rich repeat domain-containing protein yields the protein MKLTTPLFLLLALSPVHSQEVKPASPPPAKPAEVAKPSAETAPAKPAPTPLAAKPEAKPATPTAPATSPAAAPKPVTPAVPAPAPKPETKPVPAPAPKPEAKPAPAAAPKPAPAQAAKPETKPAPATPPATTPAKPTPPPAPPKPVSVFKDKALESAVRKQVFAKRDNQEPLTAEDVASVSIIEGKALGITDLTGLEKCTALASLTLPENKITNLGPIRGLERLQFLDVGNNEISDLAPLASCKALQYVELTNNKVVDVSPFGGIVSLTSLYLAGNLIQDAKPLFKLPKVWTLYLEGNQITDLTGIGSLKWLSMLSLKGNKVVDITPLEPLTDLQFLFLENNQIADFSPLHRMWKKDNDGSREWAPYCQIFVEGNPVNDASKKLLEELKAAGARITP from the coding sequence ATGAAGCTGACCACCCCCCTGTTTCTTCTCCTGGCCCTTTCTCCCGTCCACTCCCAGGAGGTCAAACCCGCCTCTCCGCCCCCAGCCAAGCCTGCGGAAGTGGCTAAACCCTCCGCCGAAACTGCCCCTGCGAAACCTGCGCCCACTCCACTGGCTGCCAAACCGGAGGCTAAGCCTGCAACTCCGACAGCTCCAGCGACGTCCCCGGCAGCTGCGCCAAAGCCAGTGACTCCTGCGGTTCCTGCACCAGCGCCCAAACCCGAGACAAAGCCAGTTCCAGCGCCCGCTCCGAAACCGGAGGCAAAACCTGCCCCTGCGGCGGCTCCTAAGCCTGCCCCGGCCCAAGCAGCCAAACCGGAGACAAAACCTGCGCCCGCCACTCCACCAGCGACCACTCCCGCGAAACCGACACCACCCCCGGCGCCGCCAAAGCCCGTTTCTGTTTTCAAAGATAAAGCCCTCGAATCAGCCGTACGGAAGCAGGTCTTTGCCAAACGGGACAATCAGGAGCCGCTGACGGCGGAAGATGTGGCCTCCGTTTCCATCATCGAGGGCAAGGCCCTGGGCATAACCGACCTGACCGGGCTGGAAAAATGCACCGCCCTGGCTTCCCTGACCCTGCCCGAAAACAAGATCACTAATTTGGGGCCGATCCGGGGCCTGGAGCGGCTTCAGTTCCTGGATGTGGGGAATAATGAGATCTCTGATCTAGCTCCGCTGGCAAGCTGCAAGGCTCTTCAGTATGTGGAGCTGACGAATAACAAGGTTGTCGATGTTTCTCCCTTCGGAGGCATCGTTTCCCTGACTTCCCTTTATCTTGCTGGAAACCTGATCCAGGATGCTAAGCCACTGTTTAAGCTGCCCAAGGTATGGACCCTCTATCTCGAGGGAAATCAAATCACTGATCTGACGGGGATCGGTTCTTTGAAATGGTTGTCCATGCTATCTCTGAAAGGAAATAAAGTGGTGGATATCACTCCTCTGGAACCGCTGACGGATCTGCAGTTTTTATTCCTGGAGAACAATCAAATCGCGGACTTTTCCCCACTGCATCGAATGTGGAAAAAGGACAACGACGGCAGCCGCGAGTGGGCTCCCTACTGCCAGATCTTCGTCGAGGGCAATCCCGTCAATGATGCCTCCAAAAAGCTCCTTGAAGAGCTAAAGGCCGCCGGTGCGCGCATCACGCCCTGA
- a CDS encoding putative quinol monooxygenase, protein MVNVIVILEIDPARVDEFLEVITYNAAESVKEPGCLRFEVSRQFDQPNLFALSESYVDKEAMDAHYLTPHFAVWKEKSATGFVAKRWSVKGPVLE, encoded by the coding sequence ATGGTCAATGTCATTGTCATTCTCGAGATCGATCCAGCCCGCGTGGATGAATTCCTGGAAGTCATCACGTACAACGCCGCCGAATCCGTGAAGGAGCCCGGCTGCCTGCGCTTCGAGGTGAGCCGCCAGTTTGACCAACCCAACCTCTTTGCCCTCAGCGAAAGCTATGTGGACAAAGAGGCCATGGATGCCCACTACCTCACCCCGCACTTTGCCGTCTGGAAGGAAAAATCGGCCACGGGCTTCGTCGCGAAGCGCTGGTCCGTCAAAGGCCCCGTGCTGGAGTAA
- the moaA gene encoding GTP 3',8-cyclase MoaA codes for MEDAFGHRISYLRVSITDRCNERCRYCMPEEEQAWFPKDEVLTYDEMLRVLRVGAGLGIRKVRVTGGEPLTRPGVADFCAQISAIPGIEEIGISTNGTLLSKLENGVTMAERLVKAGVRSANVSLDSLDRAAYQRSTSRDLLPKVMEGIDAAIAAGFRSIRLNCVLMKNQTEREFVPLMNYAWEKGLLLRFIELMPVSTQEVLSEDNFLATGTAKQLIEQHTGPLTPLPDFKTNGPATYYAVPGTEQKIGFIGAMTNLHFCETCNKLRLTSDGKLRPCLGSWLEFDLRNVLRSGCTDEELARFILGVVERKPKEHDFRDNYQPNRRMIAIGG; via the coding sequence GTGGAAGACGCCTTCGGCCATCGCATTTCCTACCTGCGCGTTTCCATCACGGACCGCTGCAACGAACGCTGCCGTTACTGCATGCCGGAGGAGGAGCAGGCCTGGTTCCCCAAGGACGAAGTACTGACCTATGACGAGATGCTGCGCGTGCTGCGGGTGGGCGCTGGCCTCGGCATCCGCAAAGTGCGCGTGACGGGTGGCGAGCCTCTGACCCGCCCTGGAGTAGCGGACTTTTGCGCGCAGATCTCTGCCATTCCCGGCATTGAAGAAATCGGCATCTCCACCAATGGCACCCTGCTTTCCAAGCTGGAAAACGGTGTCACCATGGCCGAACGGCTGGTCAAAGCGGGCGTGCGCAGCGCCAATGTCTCGCTCGATTCCCTGGACCGTGCCGCCTACCAGCGCAGCACCAGCCGCGACCTGCTACCGAAGGTGATGGAAGGCATCGATGCCGCCATCGCCGCCGGTTTCCGCAGCATCCGCTTGAACTGCGTGCTGATGAAAAACCAGACCGAGCGCGAGTTTGTCCCCCTGATGAATTACGCCTGGGAGAAAGGACTGCTGCTGCGCTTCATCGAACTCATGCCTGTGAGCACGCAAGAAGTCCTCAGCGAAGATAACTTCCTGGCCACCGGCACGGCCAAACAGCTCATCGAGCAGCACACCGGCCCGCTGACTCCGCTGCCCGACTTTAAGACCAACGGCCCCGCCACCTACTACGCCGTGCCCGGCACGGAGCAAAAGATCGGCTTTATCGGCGCGATGACCAACCTGCACTTTTGCGAGACCTGCAACAAGCTGCGCCTAACCAGTGATGGTAAACTGCGCCCCTGCCTGGGTAGCTGGCTGGAGTTTGACCTCCGCAACGTGCTGAGAAGCGGCTGCACGGACGAGGAACTGGCACGTTTCATCCTGGGCGTGGTGGAACGGAAGCCGAAAGAGCACGACTTCCGCGACAACTACCAGCCCAACCGGCGTATGATCGCCATCGGTGGTTAG
- a CDS encoding DUF1501 domain-containing protein, producing MNPFQIQDTLNRRLFLRNSAAALSSTALGSLMAETSSANLHHAPKAKRVIYLFQSGAPSQMDLFDPKPQMAAQRGKDLPESIRKGQRLTTMTSGQKSFPVAPSMFKFARHGQGGTWLSELWKHLPSVADELCVVRSMYTEAINHDPAITFCQTGSQLAGRPSIGSWLSYGLGSVNRDLPAYVVLTSFGTGRPDDQPLYDRLWSSGFLPTQHQGVKFRNKGDPVLYLTNPSGVPREVRRGMLDELATLNQRDHAAFGDPETATRISQYEMAFRMQTSVPDLVDISKEPKSVLDLYGPDVMKPGTYAANCLLARRLAERDVRCIQLFHMGWDHHGGLPKAIQGQINDTDQATTGLIKDLKQRGLLEDTLIVWGGEFGRTIYSQGALTETNYGRDHHPRCFSIFMAGAGVKKGMTLGATDDYCYNITEDPVHVHDLNATIMHLLGVDHERLTYRFQGRDYRLTDIHGHAVKKVLA from the coding sequence ATGAATCCTTTCCAAATCCAAGACACGCTCAATCGTCGGCTCTTCCTGCGCAACAGTGCGGCAGCCCTCAGCTCGACCGCGCTCGGCTCCCTGATGGCAGAGACATCATCCGCCAATCTGCATCACGCGCCGAAGGCGAAACGGGTGATCTACCTGTTCCAGTCCGGGGCGCCTTCGCAGATGGATCTCTTCGATCCGAAACCGCAGATGGCGGCGCAACGGGGCAAAGACCTGCCAGAATCCATTCGCAAAGGCCAGCGGCTGACCACGATGACCTCGGGGCAGAAGTCCTTTCCGGTGGCCCCTTCGATGTTCAAATTTGCCCGGCATGGCCAGGGCGGGACCTGGCTGAGCGAGCTGTGGAAGCACCTGCCATCTGTGGCGGACGAGTTGTGCGTGGTGCGCTCCATGTACACCGAGGCAATCAATCATGACCCGGCCATCACCTTTTGCCAGACGGGCAGTCAGCTCGCCGGGCGGCCCAGCATCGGCTCCTGGCTGAGTTATGGGCTGGGCAGTGTGAACCGTGACCTGCCTGCCTATGTCGTGCTGACATCCTTTGGCACGGGGCGGCCGGATGACCAGCCGCTGTATGATCGCCTGTGGAGCAGCGGCTTTCTGCCCACCCAGCATCAGGGCGTGAAATTCCGCAACAAAGGGGACCCGGTGCTTTATCTCACCAATCCCTCCGGCGTGCCGCGTGAAGTGCGAAGAGGCATGCTGGATGAACTGGCGACGCTGAACCAGCGGGACCATGCCGCCTTTGGCGACCCTGAAACCGCCACCCGCATCTCCCAATATGAAATGGCCTTCCGCATGCAGACCAGTGTGCCGGACCTGGTGGACATTTCCAAGGAGCCCAAGAGTGTGCTGGATCTCTACGGCCCCGATGTGATGAAACCCGGTACCTATGCGGCGAACTGCCTGCTGGCCCGGCGGCTGGCAGAGCGGGATGTACGCTGCATCCAGCTTTTTCACATGGGGTGGGATCACCATGGCGGTCTGCCGAAGGCCATCCAGGGCCAGATCAATGACACGGACCAGGCCACCACCGGACTCATCAAGGACCTGAAGCAGCGAGGGCTGCTGGAGGATACCCTGATTGTCTGGGGCGGTGAATTTGGCCGCACCATCTACTCCCAGGGCGCGCTGACGGAGACCAACTATGGCCGCGACCACCACCCGCGCTGCTTCAGCATCTTCATGGCCGGGGCCGGTGTGAAAAAAGGCATGACGCTGGGTGCCACGGATGATTATTGCTACAACATCACCGAGGACCCGGTGCATGTGCATGATCTGAATGCCACCATCATGCACCTGCTGGGCGTGGATCATGAGCGGCTAACGTATCGCTTCCAGGGCCGTGACTACCGGCTCACCGACATCCACGGGCATGCCGTGAAGAAGGTGCTGGCCTAA
- a CDS encoding PSD1 and planctomycete cytochrome C domain-containing protein has product MTRPFYLLSFFTALTCTQAAEVQFNRDIRPILSDKCFHCHGFDEKERKGDLRLDLRDQALKPAESGAVAIVPGKPELSEIIARVTTDNADDLMPPAKMHKPVSKAEAALLKQWIAEGAKYQGHWAFEPVTRPQTNAPVSTAIDSFLATRLAKEKLAFSPEADAATLIRRVTLDLIGLPPTPEEVAAFVQAAQGPAGLSKAYSSVVDRLLQSPHYGEHMAREWLDFARYADSHGFQTDSSRSMWPWRDWVIGAFNRNLPFDQFTLQQIAGDLLPNATQDQVIATGFNRNHRINGEGGIIAEEWRIENIIDRVETTSFTWLGLTMNCARCHDHKYDPITQRDFYSMFAFFNNIEESGTIQGASNRSGGNSVPIMNVTTPEQQQRLGVLKAAVESAEKTLAEERKKLPMLLAAWEKEAAAKLAAQKPTWAFLEPSQVVSKLNEQGAKLTRQPDGSYLASGLNPLRDIYLYDAPVPREGVSALLLECLPDASLPGGSLGRNSNGNFVLSDFDVYVQKPGGKPEKITVAKAEADYSQKGYEIANVLNKKRGKGWAIDGNTRKDARRAMFLLERPIAPAEGSMLLLRLRHEAIGGHNIGRFRLSSTALPANLVKLDGQADLTKIKAILAIAPAQRTAAQTQELQNYYLASEDSPVRREMDAVADRKKAMTDFENALPTTMVMREAKEVRDAFILHRGEYDKPGEKVTMAVPAWLNPMPKDAPNNRLGLARWLVSSENPLTARVWVNRQWERLFGTGLCKTTENLGIQAEYPVHPELLDWLAAEFMSSGWDMKHLLKLMVTSQAYRQTSKITPELLERDPENRWLGRGPRFRLSGETVRDQALAIGGLLVPTVGGPSVRPYMPEGVWDETSKYGDLRGYKADTGEALYRRSLYTIWKRTAAPPTMLLFDAPTREICTVKRSRTNTPLQALAMLNEVTFVEAARGLAQLMMKQGKTPEEAIRYGFRRATAREIEPEALALLLRGWQDRRAWYETHPEEATKAITQGASPADASLNPRDLAAYTATAGVLLNLDRVVTRD; this is encoded by the coding sequence ATGACGCGGCCTTTTTACCTCCTTTCCTTTTTCACGGCTCTCACCTGCACGCAGGCGGCGGAGGTGCAGTTCAATCGCGACATCCGCCCCATCCTTTCGGACAAGTGCTTTCATTGCCACGGCTTTGATGAAAAGGAGCGTAAGGGTGATCTGCGGTTGGACCTCCGTGACCAAGCCCTGAAGCCGGCGGAATCTGGAGCCGTGGCCATTGTGCCGGGCAAACCCGAACTCAGTGAAATCATCGCCCGAGTGACGACGGACAATGCGGACGATCTGATGCCCCCGGCCAAGATGCATAAACCGGTGTCCAAAGCGGAAGCGGCACTGCTGAAACAATGGATCGCCGAAGGGGCAAAATATCAGGGGCACTGGGCCTTTGAGCCCGTCACCCGGCCCCAGACGAATGCCCCTGTCTCCACCGCCATTGACTCATTTCTGGCCACTCGCCTGGCCAAAGAGAAGCTGGCTTTTTCACCCGAAGCCGATGCTGCCACCCTGATCAGGCGGGTGACCTTGGACCTCATCGGGCTGCCACCTACGCCGGAAGAAGTGGCCGCATTTGTCCAAGCCGCCCAGGGACCCGCGGGGCTTTCAAAAGCCTACAGCAGCGTAGTGGACCGTCTTTTGCAGAGTCCGCATTATGGGGAGCACATGGCCCGTGAATGGCTGGACTTTGCGCGTTATGCGGACAGTCACGGTTTCCAGACCGACAGCAGCCGCAGCATGTGGCCCTGGCGGGACTGGGTCATCGGGGCCTTCAACCGGAACCTGCCGTTTGATCAGTTCACCCTTCAGCAAATCGCCGGTGATCTGCTGCCGAATGCCACCCAGGATCAGGTGATCGCCACCGGGTTTAACCGCAATCACCGCATCAATGGCGAAGGTGGCATCATTGCCGAAGAGTGGCGCATTGAGAACATCATTGATCGGGTGGAGACGACCAGCTTCACCTGGCTGGGCCTAACCATGAATTGCGCTCGCTGTCATGATCATAAGTATGACCCCATCACCCAGCGTGACTTTTATTCGATGTTCGCGTTTTTTAATAACATCGAGGAAAGCGGCACCATCCAAGGAGCATCGAATCGCAGTGGAGGAAACTCCGTGCCAATCATGAATGTCACCACACCCGAGCAGCAGCAGCGGCTGGGGGTGCTGAAGGCAGCGGTGGAGTCGGCTGAAAAAACTCTGGCCGAAGAACGAAAAAAACTGCCGATGTTGCTGGCCGCTTGGGAGAAAGAAGCGGCCGCTAAACTGGCGGCCCAGAAGCCGACCTGGGCTTTCCTCGAGCCATCTCAAGTGGTCTCCAAATTGAATGAGCAGGGGGCTAAACTCACCCGCCAGCCTGACGGCAGCTATCTGGCCAGCGGCCTGAATCCCCTCCGCGATATTTATCTCTACGATGCCCCCGTGCCTCGCGAGGGGGTATCGGCCCTGCTTCTGGAATGCCTGCCGGATGCCTCTCTGCCTGGGGGAAGTCTGGGGCGGAATTCCAACGGTAACTTCGTCCTCAGCGACTTTGATGTGTATGTGCAGAAGCCAGGTGGGAAACCTGAGAAGATCACCGTGGCCAAGGCCGAGGCCGACTACAGCCAGAAGGGCTATGAGATCGCCAACGTGCTGAACAAAAAGCGCGGCAAGGGCTGGGCGATCGATGGTAACACGCGCAAGGATGCCCGGCGGGCCATGTTCCTGCTGGAGCGTCCCATTGCGCCTGCCGAGGGGAGCATGTTGCTCCTTCGACTGCGGCACGAGGCCATCGGTGGACATAACATTGGCCGTTTCCGCCTCAGTTCTACGGCGCTGCCTGCCAACTTGGTGAAGCTGGATGGCCAGGCGGATCTGACAAAGATCAAAGCTATCTTGGCCATCGCTCCAGCTCAGCGCACGGCTGCCCAGACCCAGGAATTGCAGAACTACTATCTGGCTAGCGAAGACAGTCCTGTGCGTCGTGAGATGGATGCCGTGGCTGATCGAAAGAAGGCGATGACAGATTTTGAGAACGCCCTGCCTACCACCATGGTGATGCGGGAGGCCAAGGAGGTGAGGGATGCCTTTATCCTGCATCGTGGGGAGTATGATAAACCGGGGGAGAAGGTGACGATGGCCGTGCCTGCCTGGCTGAATCCGATGCCGAAGGACGCGCCGAACAATCGCCTGGGCCTCGCCCGTTGGCTGGTGAGTTCTGAGAATCCACTGACCGCACGGGTCTGGGTGAATCGGCAGTGGGAGCGGCTCTTTGGAACCGGCCTCTGCAAGACGACGGAGAACCTCGGCATCCAGGCGGAGTATCCCGTGCATCCGGAATTGCTCGACTGGCTGGCGGCGGAGTTTATGAGCAGCGGTTGGGACATGAAGCACCTGCTGAAGCTCATGGTCACCAGCCAGGCCTACCGCCAGACTTCGAAGATCACACCAGAGCTTTTGGAGCGAGATCCTGAGAACCGTTGGTTAGGCCGTGGGCCGCGTTTCCGCCTCAGTGGTGAAACGGTGAGAGATCAGGCGCTGGCCATCGGCGGACTTTTGGTGCCCACGGTGGGTGGCCCCAGCGTGCGGCCCTACATGCCTGAAGGCGTGTGGGATGAAACGAGCAAGTATGGGGACCTGCGAGGCTATAAAGCCGATACGGGAGAGGCCCTTTACCGCCGCAGTCTCTACACCATCTGGAAACGCACGGCTGCCCCGCCGACGATGCTGCTCTTCGATGCGCCCACGCGCGAGATTTGCACGGTGAAGCGCAGCCGCACGAACACGCCTTTGCAGGCCCTGGCGATGCTGAATGAGGTCACCTTCGTCGAGGCCGCACGCGGTCTGGCCCAGCTCATGATGAAGCAGGGCAAAACACCAGAGGAAGCCATCCGCTACGGCTTTCGAAGAGCGACTGCACGTGAGATTGAGCCTGAGGCCCTGGCCCTTCTGCTTCGCGGCTGGCAAGATCGTCGCGCTTGGTATGAAACCCACCCTGAGGAGGCCACCAAGGCCATCACTCAAGGGGCCTCCCCTGCCGATGCCAGCCTGAACCCCAGGGACCTCGCCGCCTACACCGCAACGGCGGGCGTGTTGCTAAATCTCGACCGTGTGGTGACCCGCGATTGA